GATTTTTCAGCTATTGATGCGGCTCCAGAGGAAAAAGAACGGGGTATTACCATTAATACTGCGCACGTAGAATACCAAACTAAAAATAGGCATTATGCCCATGTGGATTGTCCAGGCCATAAGGATTATGTTAAAAATATGATTACGGGTGCTGCGCAAATGGATGGTGCTGTTCTCTTAGTAGCGGCTACAGATGGTGCGATGCCTCAAACCAGGGAGCATATTCTTTTGGCTAGTCAAATTGGCGTGCCGCGTATTGTCGTATTTTTGAATAAAGTGGATCTGGTAGAAGATCCTGAAATGCTGGAATTGGTAGAGTTAGAGATTAGAGAGCTCTTGAATACCTATAAATTTGATGGCGATAATACCCCTATTATTCGTGGTTCTGCGTTGGGTGCGTTGAATGGAGAGCCGGAGTGGGAAGCTAAAGTAGGGGAGTTGATGGAGGCAGTAGATACGTATATTCCGCTTCCGGTGCGTTTGGTAGATCAAGATTTCTTAATGCCTGTAGAAGGGGTATGTACCATTACAGGTCGTGGAACCGTTGTAACTGGTAGAATTGAAAAAGGTGTGATTACAACAAGTAGTCCTGTTGAAATTATTGGTATGGGGGCAGAAAAGTTGACTTCTACAGTTACGGGCGTTGAAATGTTCCGCAAAAACTTGGATAGGGGCGAGGCTGGTGACAATGTTGGGCTGCTGTTGCGTGGGGTTGATAAGTCTTCTATTCAACGTGGTATGGTGATTTGCAAGCCAGGCAGCGTGAAACCGCATAGTAGGTTTAAAGCTGAGGTATATGTATTAACCAAACAAGAAGGAGGGCGTCATACTCCATTCTTTAACAAGTATAGGCCTCAGTGTTACTTTAGGACAACAGATGTTACGGGTGAAGTAAAACTGCCTGAAGGCGTTGAAATGGTTATGCCAGGTGATAATGTGAACCTAGAAATTA
The nucleotide sequence above comes from Cardinium endosymbiont of Sogatella furcifera. Encoded proteins:
- the tuf gene encoding elongation factor Tu, which gives rise to MAKETFNRLKPHVNIGTIGHVDHGKTTLTAAITTVLSKEGLAEKKDFSAIDAAPEEKERGITINTAHVEYQTKNRHYAHVDCPGHKDYVKNMITGAAQMDGAVLLVAATDGAMPQTREHILLASQIGVPRIVVFLNKVDLVEDPEMLELVELEIRELLNTYKFDGDNTPIIRGSALGALNGEPEWEAKVGELMEAVDTYIPLPVRLVDQDFLMPVEGVCTITGRGTVVTGRIEKGVITTSSPVEIIGMGAEKLTSTVTGVEMFRKNLDRGEAGDNVGLLLRGVDKSSIQRGMVICKPGSVKPHSRFKAEVYVLTKQEGGRHTPFFNKYRPQCYFRTTDVTGEVKLPEGVEMVMPGDNVNLEITLIHSIAMEVGLRFAIREGGRTVGAGRVTGIIE